The proteins below come from a single Cryptococcus gattii WM276 chromosome D, complete sequence genomic window:
- a CDS encoding Peroxisomal copper amine oxidase (Methylamine oxidase), putative (Hypothetical Protein) produces the protein MSYPFAHPLDPLSAFEISAAVSAVRAHIQKGIYATKKPIEKTVFNSVTLREPSKHAVLKWSGVLTDDDLQKVRGEKDDLKRQADVHIICAGTSQSYEAIVDLPSNLGLAGVDTPVVTSWIALHDLIQPSLHTEELLWAEELCRKHPKVKEACEAIGIDQKSIFVDGWCVGIDERFPGRRLQQCFIFLRNRPGDNLYAHPCDFVPVIDSHTGELLTVDYPHLNPNTSNPSPSSAEAYVKAPLRERFAAPSAPHNYLPEQIAQDDPTFKVRDTLKPLHVIQPEGVSYKLEGRVLSWQNWKVHVGFSYREGLVLSNITYDDGVKGTRPLFYRMSVAEMVVPYAKTIFPHHRKHAFDTGEYGIGALANSLALGCDCLGSITYLDADFVTRAGSIETIKSAICIHEEDAGILHKHTDFRDLRAHVARNRKLVISSICTVANYEYGFYFNFGLDGSVELEVKATGIVNVYALAPGEAKDANHEVEVAPRIAAQHHQHLFSFRIDPMIDGIGNSVVQVDVVPDDAPVGSDANFYGNGFKSVKTPYTTAKKAVADYDASKTRTWMIENPNKKHYSTGQSIGYKLVCKDMPPLLAKPGSLVYNRAPFARHNMFVTPYSSEELYPSELHVNQNPGGEEFGLAKWVARDDSIENEDIVLWPCFGVTHIARPEDWPIMPVEILRVHLKPSGFFDVGFYYVVPS, from the exons ATGTCCTATCCCTTCGCTCACCCTCTTGACCCGCTCTCTGCGTTCGAGATCTCCGCAGCGGTTTCAGCCGTCCGAGCACATATCCAGAAGGGTATTTACGCCACTAAGAAGCCCATCGAAAAGACCGTCTTCAATAGCGTCACTTTAAGAGAGCCCAGCAAGCACGCCGTCCTCAAATGGTCAGGTGTCCTAACTGATGATGATCTCCAAAAGGTTCgaggagaaaaagatgaTTTGAAAAGACAAGCCGAC GTCCATATCATCTGTGCAGGCACCTCCCAAAGTTACGAGGCCATCGTAGACTTGCCCTCCAACCTGGGCCTCGCTGGAGTGGATACTCCTGTAGTCACCAGCTGGATTGCCCTCCATGACCTGATTCAGCCTTCCCTTCATACCGAG GAGCTGCTTTGGGCCGAGGAGCTTTGCAGAAAACACCCGAAGGTTAAAGAAGCTTGTGAAGCTATTGGCATCGACCAAAAGAGTATCTTTGTGGACG GATGGTGTGTCGGTATTGATGAAAGGTTCCCCGGTAGAAGACTGCAGCAATGTTTTATCTTTCTGAGGAACAGACCTGGTGACAATCTTTACGCTCATCCATGTGATTTTGTCCCAGTTATCG ATTCACACACTGGCGAATTGCTTACTGTCGATTATCCTCACCTCAACCCCAATACTTCCAatccctctccttcatctgCTGAAGCTTACGTCAAGGCTCCTCTTCGAGAGAGATTCGCAGCTCCAAGTGCTCCTCACAACTATCTCCCTGAACAAATTGCTCAGGATGATCCGACTTTCAAGGTCCGCGACACACTCAAGCCTCTTCATGTCATTCAACCTGAGGGTGTCAGCTATAAGCTCGAGGGAAGGGTACTGAGCTGGCAGAATTGGAAAGTGCATGTTGGCTTCTCTTACAG AGAGGGCCTCGTGCTTTCCAATATCACTTATGATGACGGCGTCAAGGGCACTCGTCCGCTTTTCTACCGTATGTCGGTTGCTGAGATGGTCGTTCCGTACGCCAAGACCATCTTCCCGCACCACCGAAAGCACGCATTTGACACAGGAGAGTACGGCATCGGCGCATTGGCCAATTCGCTCGCCCTCGGGTGTGACTGCTTGGGAAGTATCACCTACCTGGATGCCGACTTTGTTACAAGGGCTGGAAGTATTGAGACCATCAAGAGCGCTATCTGCATTCA CGAGGAAGACGCTGGTATACTTCATAAGCACACCGACTTCCGCGACTTGAGAGCGCATGTTGCCCGAAACAGAAAGCTCGTAATTTCTTCAATCTGTACTGTGGCCAACTATGAG TATGGCTTTTACTTCAACTTTGGTCTAGATGGTTCTGTTGAATTGGAGGTCAAGGCAACCGGTATTGTCAACGTCTATGCTCTTGCCCCCGGCGAAGCAAAAGACGCCAACCACGAAGTTGAAGTTGCTCCCCGTATTGCTGCTCAACATCATCAGCAC CTTTTCTCTTTCCGTATTGACCCTATGATCGATGGTATTGGTAATAGTGTCGTACAAGTCGACGTCGTGCCCGACGACGCACCTGTTGGGAGCGATGCCAACTTCTATGGTAACGGGTTCAAGTCTGTCAAAACCCCTTACACCACTGCCAAGAAGGCGGTTGCCGATTACGATGCTTCTAAGACGAGGACTTGGATGATTGAGAATCCCAATAAGAAGCACTATAGTACAGGACAGAGCATTGGGTACAAGCTTG TTTGCAAGGACATGCCGCCCCTTTTGGCCAAGCCAGGTTCCCTAGTCTACAACCGTGCTCCCTTTGCTAGACACAAC ATGTTTGTCACACCTTACAGTAGCGAAGAGCTTTATCCATCTGAACTCCACGTAAACCAGAACCCTGGTGGTGAAGAATTTGGTCTTGCGAAGTGGGTTGCCCGAGATGACAGCATTGAGAATGAGGACATTGTCCTCTGGCCTT GCTTCGGTGTCACTCATATTGCTAGGCCTGAGGATTGGCCTATAATGCCTGTAGAAATCCTTAGGGTTCATCTCAAACCTTCTGGCTTTTTTGACGTGGGTTTTTATTATGTTGTTCCATCATGA
- a CDS encoding Hypothetical Protein (Similar to TIGR gene model, INSD accession AAW46533.1) — MPGPKPNPTNTLPQAYKLVRQILSSAKSGLHTKDIVKQGVALYADRLPPHAFEIEEPVDERKHKGKKRHIPEPKLVPQGHPFISTNFLKNHVLPTLQSQNLIHKHIVQLDDSESAPSTPTKRGNAKRQFVWSLRDLPDVESQSTSWSYSEHWQRLLSGAHPEDVGAEHKHFLEQMKKDERRQAIESGAERRTEEEIWAWEDRKVGVTTEKEREHLNKRRELKRPQKEWKRYGRWQQLFRDQETSTV, encoded by the exons ATGCCCGGCCCCAAACCCAACCCCACCAATACACTTCCTCAAGCATACAAGCTTGTCCGCCAGATCCTCTCTTCTGCGAAATCTGGCCTCCACACAAAAGACATTGTCAAACAAGGTGTCGCTCTTTATGCCGACCGACTGCCTCCGCACGCGTTTGAGATTGAAGAGCCAGTTGATGAGAGGAAACACAAGGGCAAAAAGAGGCATATTCCAGAGCCCAAACTCGTCCCTCAAGGACACCCTTTCATCTCAACCAA CTTCCTCAAGAACCATGTTCTTCCTACCCTTCAGTCCCAAAATCTCATTCACAAACACATAGTTCAATTAGATGATTCTGAATCTGCTCCCTCAACACCGACCAAGCGTGGAAACGCGAAACGCCAGTTCGTCTGGTCACTACGAGATCTTCCTGATGTTGAAAGCCAATCAACATCTTGGTCCTACTCTGAGCATTGGCAAAGGCTCCTTTCTGGAGCTCACCCAGAAGATGTTGGAGCTGAGCATAAGCATTTCTTGGAACAAATGAAGAAGGACGAGAGACGACAAGCTATTGAGAGCGGAGCCGAGAGAAGAacagaggaagaaatcTGGGCATGGGAAGACAGAAAGGTTGGAGTGACGActgagaaggagagggaacACCTGAACAAGAGGAGGGAACTCAAAAGGCCTCAGAAGGAGTGGAAGAGGTATGGCAGGTGGCAGCAGCTATTCAGGGATCAAGAGACCTCCACGGTCTAA
- a CDS encoding Aldehyde dehydrogenase (ALDDH), putative (Similar to TIGR gene model, INSD accession AAW46532.1): MRPTIARRHLLPLGIRSRHIMPTHAKLNVPPLGEVEVPVGLFINNEWVESISKETFSTVNPATGQKLLNFAHAKKEDIDKAVVAARKAFKTTWGNNVPAAERGALLNKLADLMERDSDKLAALESINCGKGIRIAREADVADSIACIRYYAGLADKIHGQTVPSFGKEKFVYTLHQPIGVCGQIIPWNYPIMMWAWKIAPALAAGCTIVMKPSELTPLSALALCDLLKEAGIPAGVVNTVPGLGTTAGDAISRHMDIDKVAFTGSVVTGRRISIAAAESNLKKVTLELGGKSPVIVFDSADVEEAADWAALAIWFNSGQDCCAGSRLYVQESIFDKFLAAMKKRAEACAIGQPYDEKTSFGPLISEGQRDKVLNYILSGKEQGARVVTGGQKWPKSNGGYWIEPTILADTTPDMTVVKEEIFGPVVVAASFKTEEEVLELSNDTTYGLAAAVFTNDARQATRVSAALDAGTVWINQYALLHPGVPFGGFKQSGIGRELGTYGLEAYMQIKAVHNNLTQTS, from the exons ATGAGACCCACAATTGCCCGTAGACACCTTCTCCCATTAGGTATAAGATCCAGACACATAATGCCCACCCACGCGAAGCTCAACGTCCCCCCTCTCGGCGAAGTCGAAGTCCCCGTAGGGTTGTTCAT CAACAACGAATGGGTAGAATCCATTAGTAAAGAGACTTTCTCCACTGTAAACCCAGCGACTGGCCAGAAGCTCTTGAATTTTGCACATGCCAAGAAGGAGGATATAGACAAGGCCGTCGTCGCTGCCCGGAAAGCTTTCAAGACTACTTGGGGAAACAATGTCCCCGCCGCTGAGCGAGGAGCTT TGTTGAATAAACTGGCTGATCTGATGGAGAGAGACAGTGATAAGCTTGCTGCTCTCGAAAG TATTAACTGTGGAAAGGGTATAAGGATTGCTCG AGAAGCTGATGTCGCCGACTCTATCGCCTGTATTCGATACTATGCTGGTCTTGCCGATAAGATCCACGGTCAAACGGTTCCTTCTTTTGGTAAAGAGAAATTCGTTTACACACTACACCAGCCCATCGGTGTCTGTGGCCAGATCATCCCATGGAATTACCC TATTATGATGTGGGCTTGGAAGATTGCGCCTGCCCTTGCTGCAGGCTGTACTATCGTCATGAAGCCTTCTGAACTTACCCCGCTTTCTGCTCTCGCACTTTGTGACCTGCTCAAGGAAGCTGGCATTCCAGCTGGTGTCGTCAATACGGTTCCTGGCCTCGGCACAACTGCGGGTGATGCCATTTCACGCCACATGGATATTGACAAGGTTGCTTTCACCGGATCTGTCGTCACTGGTCGAAGGATCTCTATTGCAGCTGCCGAATCGAACCTCAAAAAGGTGACTCTGGAGCTTGGTGGTAAATCTCCTGTCATTGTGTTTGATTCAGCGGATGTGGAGGAGGCGGCGGACTGGGCTGCTTTGGCCATCTGGTTCAACTCTGGCCAAGACTGCTGCGCTGGTAGCAGA TTGTATGTCCAAGAGAGCATCTTTGACAAGTTCCTTGCAGCTATGAAGAAGCGCGCAGAGGCCTGTGCCATTGGCCAACCCTATGACGAAAAGACCTCTTTTGGTCCTCTA ATTTCCGAGGGTCAGCGTGACAAAGTTTTGAACTACATCCTCTCAGGAAAGGAGCAAGGCGCTCGAGTGGTCACAGGTGGTCAAAAATGGCCCAAGTCTAATGGCGGTTATTGGATTGAGCCTACAATCCTTGCCGATACCACGCCGGATATGACAGTAGTGAAGGAAGAG ATCTTCGGCCCTGTGGTCGTCGCTGCTTCTTTCAAGACCGAGGAAGAAGTCCTTGAACTGTCGAACGACACTACTTACGGCCTCGCAGCTGCTGTCTTCACCAACGACGCCCGTCAAGCCACTCGAGTCTCAGCCGCGTTGGATGCTGGAACTGTCTGGATCAATCAATATGCTTTGTTGCATCCTGGAGTTCCTTTTGGTGGCTTCAAGCAGAGCGGTATCGGTCGAGAGCTCGGAACATATGGGCTAGAGGCGTACATGCAGATCAAGGCGGTTCATAATAACTTGACTCAGACTTCGTGA
- a CDS encoding 30s ribosomal protein s13, putative (Similar to TIGR gene model, INSD accession AAW46534.1), translated as MHLLGHNLPDHKPLKIALLTFYGISHALSARLLPRLGIHSEATVAQLTEPQLTALSAYLSSPSTTARPSEQQLELAPPGGKVLKPVGHPAIFGGLNKGKGKGQEDPLDDLKIETEKRRAMQADIAHLRMVGTYRGRRHAAGYPVHGQRTQTNAKTAKKHNRVERRNFGIQSLTRFTPTDLPQPPTVLSLLGRRQ; from the exons ATGCACCTTCTCGGACACAACCTTCCAGATCACAAGCCCCTCAAG ATTGCGCTTTTGACGTTCTACGGCATCTCTCATGCTCTCTCTGCCCGACTTCTGCCTCGTCTCGGTATTCATTCTGAAGCCACCGTCGCTCAATTGACTGAACCCCAACTCACCGCTCTCTCTGCATACCTTTCATCACCATCTACCACCGCCAGACCATCTGAACAGCAACTTGAGCTCGCCCCGCCTGGAGGAAAAGTCCTTAAGCCTGTTGGCCATCCAGCGATATTTGGAGGATTGAAcaaaggaaagggaaaaggtCAGGAAGACCCATTGGATGATTTGAAGATAGAGAcggagaagaggagggcGATGCAGGCGGACATTGCGCATTTGAGAATGGTTGGAACATATAGGGGCCGACG ACACGCCGCTGGTTACCCCGTCCACGGTCAAAGAACTCAAACAAACGCCAAAACAGCAAAGAAACACAACCGAGTGGAACGCCGAAACTTTGGGAT ACAATCACTTACTCGATTTACCCCTACAGATCTTCCCCAACCCCCTACTGTCCTCTCTTTATTAGGCCGACGCCAATAG
- a CDS encoding uncharacterized protein (Similar to TIGR gene model, INSD accession AAW46707.1) — protein sequence MAEDDAFQMSSRKRSSRACDSCKVRRSKCEDIREIPGVGPACKACREENQECLYTLPVRKRGPARGFKNHINQTPQDADGSQQNQPQPQPQPSDFAEASNYYEQDRATPENSGSHSPASLAGSSGRPHIPLRQREPFFGIPTNMVDQLLAVYFTHVHNVWPLICKPVFNPHHTSAHLLLSMLAVAICVAPEAAVGPFNSETLFVMAERALLQRRMELRVDIIQSFVLMSLRQTGCGDKMSAAIYANRASTMAFTMGLHLDPGTPPFGSDQAKSALTYEHDTRARVYWNCYVLDKVIAEETGRPFILPYRRSSIPFPNINEVDELEAWPPLPMSSAPLPQSVRHVDPKRSYVMSCFVWTCRMAMLVEEILDLEMEGPNLLGSSEWWDRQFAEEAGQRRDLNQERERIARQLSLWKQSLPSWLDVDTKSESSPLPHHVVGVTWYHTSRILLYSRFLGRHPIASSPMAGEEDTKAFHAICSDAAQAVIDLLSMLDKHRLLQQVSSDIIHLLSLTTLFEAYDSVSSDPALANRAKINFSQCCLWLREFSSSWASASAHRVFFEGLIRGGLHLSSPEDDQQGAESENTGQIEPPPLIEDGLRAVRQQFTSSDTLQAYTIPTLMENPTDLAPINLFQLPQYYWNHLSVNDSDGMQFSDSFTPGRNSTNPVGDSEPGHLLGLSPMTQLNHLPSEPAASVSTNPNARMRWDTQPSGEARRTGIVESMKNGRVEGGHLVNPTNESDQNAIYSALMTYMVDALKGGS from the exons ATGGCCGAAGACGATGCGTTCCAAATGAGCTCGAGGAAGAGGTCATCTCGAGCTTGCGAT TCTTGCAAAGT TCGACGGTCGAAATGCGAGGATATAAGAGAGATACCAGGTGTGGGACCGGCATGTAAGGCCTGCCGGGAAGAAAATCAAGAATGTCTATACACGCTGCCCGTCCGAAAGAG AGGACCTGCTCGAGGCTTCAAGAATCACATAAATCAAACCCCCCAGGATGCCGACGGCTCTCAGCAAAACCAACCTCAACCTCAACCTCAACCGTCAGATTTCGCTGAAGCTTCAAATTATTATGAACAAGATCGGGCTACACCAGAAAACAGTGGGAGTCATTCACCAGCATCCCTTGCAGGCTCTTCTGGTCGGCCTCACATCCCCTTGCGACAAAGAGAGCCATTCTTTGGTATTCCGACAAATATGGTCGATCAGCTTTTGGCTGTCTATTTTACTCACGTTCAT AATGTCTGGCCATTGATTTGTAAACCTGTATTCAACCCACATCACACTTCCGcccatcttctcctttctaTGCTGGCCGTAGCTATCTGCGTTGCACCTGAAGCTGCTGTCGGCCCCTTCAATTCTGAAACCCTATTTGTCATGGCAGAACGAGCCTTGCTTCAGAGACGGATGGAGCTCAGGGTCGATATCATTCAGAGTTTCGTGCTGATGAGTCTGAGACAAACGGGATGCGGAGATAAGATGAGTGCAGCCATATATGCAAATAGAGCGTCGACTATGGCTTTTACTATGGGATTACATTTGGATCCGGGGACACCACCTTTTGGGTCAGACCAGGCGAAGTCGGCGCTGACA TATGAACACGATACAAGGGCGCGTGTTTACTGGAATTGTTACGTTCTCGACAAAGTTATAGCTGAAGAAACGGGTCGGCCATTCATTCTACCGTACCGACGTTCTTCTATACCTTTTCCCAACATCAACGAAGTCGACGAGCTCGAAGCGTGGCCACCTTTGCCTATGTCTTCAGCACCTCTTCCCCAATCGGTTCGACATGTCGATCCTAAGCGAAGCTATGTGATGAGCTGTTTTGTTTGGACATGTCGAATGGCTATGCTCGTAGAGGAGATACTGGActtggagatggaagggCCGAATCTTCTGGGAAGCTCGGAATGGTGGGACAGGCAATTTGCAGAAGAGGCAGGTCAGAGGAGGGATTTAAATCAAGAAAGGGAGAGAATTGCGAGACAATTGAGCCTGTGGAAACAATCTTTGCCGTCATGGCTCGATGTAGACACAAAGAGTGAATCTTCTCCTTTACCTCATCATGTGGTGGGGGTTACA TGGTACCATACCTCGCGCATTCTCCTTTATTCTCGCTTTCTCGGAAGACATCCCATCGCTTCTTCCCCGATGGctggtgaagaagatacCAAAGCTTTCCATGCTATATGCTCAGATGCGGCCCAGGCTGTTATAGATCTGCTGAGTATGTTGGATAAGCACCGTTTGTTACAGCAAGTCAGCTCCGATATCATCCATCTGCTGAGTTTGACAACCCTATTTGAAG CCTATGACTCTGTTTCAAGTGACCCAGCTTTAGCAAACCGGGCCAAGATCAACTTCTCACAGTGCTGCCTATGGCTGCGAGAgttttcctcttcttggGCTTCGGCCTCTGCTCATCGAGTATTCTTTGAAGGTC TCATTCGAGGCGGCCTACATCTGTCATCGCCAGAAGACGACCAACAAGGTGCGGAAAGTGAGAATACAGGCCAGATCGAGCCTCCGCCCCTCATCGAGGACGGCTTGCGCGCTGTGCGACAGCAATTTACTTCCAGTGACACCCTGCAAGCCTACACCATTCCCACATTGATGGAAAACCCTACCGATCTAGCGCCCATTAACCTTTTCCAGCTCCCACAGTACTACTGGAATCACCTGTCGGTCAATGATTCTGATGGCATGCAATTCTCAGATTCCTTTACCCCTGGACGAAACTCGACTAACCCTGTAGGAGATTCAGAACCCGGCCATCTTCTTGGGCTGTCTCCCATGACACAGCTCAACCATCTTCCCTCAGAGCCAGCCGCTTCAGTGTCTACGAATCCCAATGCCAGGATGAGATGGGATACTCAGCCTTCAGGAGAGGCCAGGCGAACTGGCATAGTAGAAAGTATGAAAAATGGCCGTGTAGAAGGTGGACATCTTGTCAACCCCACGAATGAGTCGGACCAAAATGCCATTTATTCGGCGTTGATGACTTACATGGTGGATGCACTAAAAGGTGGATCATAA